A portion of the Magnolia sinica isolate HGM2019 chromosome 17, MsV1, whole genome shotgun sequence genome contains these proteins:
- the LOC131230428 gene encoding uncharacterized protein LOC131230428 — protein MGNPGKAGGGGICRNDRGDFIFGFAAGYGVLSNTGAKVRAVHDGLLHCLKRGLAKIIIESDSLQVVNALIGKSSIGWKWQNWCKRIKGLIALGQVRVQHTHREGNGPVDALTRLGSSLQLSATFLARSNLPWVVRGQIFLDKLGLGAVKA, from the coding sequence ATGGGCAACCCAGGGAAGGCGGGAGGAGGAGGCATATGCAGAAATGATCGgggtgattttatttttgggttcgcTGCGGGTTATGGGGTGTTGTCGAACACTGGGGCAAAAGTCAGAGCTGTCCACGACGGGTTATTACATTGCCTCAAAAGGGGTTTGGCTAAGATTATTATAGAATCGGACTCCCTCCAGGTTGTGAACGCACTCATTGGGAAGTCCTCAATTGGATGGAAGTGGCAAAATTGGTGTAAGAGGATCAAGGGTCTGATAGCTTTGGGCCAAGTCAGAGTTCAGCATACGCACAGGGAAGGAAATGGGCCGGTGGATGCCTTGACTAGGTTGGGTAGCTCCTTGCAGCTTTCAGCTACCTTCTTAGCCAGGTCGAATCTCCCATGGGTGGTCAGAGGGCAGATCTTCCTTGATAAGCTGGGGTTAGGTGCGGTGAAGGCTTAG